The genomic region GCGCGGGAACGCTCCGGAACCGCTCGAGGGCGTAGGCGTGCAGCGCGTCCAGCTCGGCCGCGTAGGCGGCGGCGCGCACGCGGTAACCGTCGGCGTGATCGGGATCCAGCTCGGCCAGCCTGGCGGCCACCGCCGCGACGGTCAGCCGCCACGACGACACGTCGAACCAGACGTGGGGATCGTGGGTCCCCTCGTACGCGCTCGGGGAGAGCAGCCGGTCCCCGGGGATCGCCTCGGCCACCGCGACGGTGGGCCTGCGCGCGCCCATCCTCTCGATCACCTCGCCCATCTTGGCTTCCAGGTGCAGGCCGTTGTAGAAGATGATGTCGGCGGTGCGCAGCCGCTCCACGTCGCCGGCGCTGGCCTTGTACAGGTGCGGGTCGATGCCGGGACCCATCAACGACGTGACCTTGACGCGGTCGCCGCCGATGTTGCGCACCAGGTCGGCCACCTGCCCGGTGGTCGCGACCACCTGGAGCCTGCCGTCGGATCGGTCCGTTTCGTTGCCCCCGCAGCCGCAGCCGGACAGCAGGAGCGTGCCGAACGCCAGTATCGCCAGTGATCCGCGGGTCATCGATGTGCCTCCTCGCATGGCCGCGCACAGTCTGTCATCATAACCGCGCGAACGCAATGATCGCGGTTCTACCCGGACGTGGCCGCCGTGCGCCCCGCCGAGCGGCCGGAGCGGTACGCCCGTCCGCCGACCGACGCGGATCGTTTCAGCCGACCGCGCAATGTGATGGGGGACAGATATATGGACGACTAAAAACCATTCAAGTTGCGTCTTAATTTATAATATGGTACAGTCCGAGGTGGTATCTAAAGCCGTCCTATTCCTCGACTAATCAATCAGCGAGAGGCGGCCGCCACTCGCCTCTTATCCATCTCTCTAGCCGGAGGTTTTTTCATGAACCACATGCCAAAGAAGAGCTGCATCGCGGTCCTGCTGCTGTTGACCGCTTTCGCGGCGCCCGGCCTGGGACAGAACCCCGCCATCGACTACCTCGGCTTCGCCTGGGAGACCGGCGGCTTTCTGCCCAGCGAATCCGGGGACATCCTCTGGATGACCGGTACCGCCGGGGCGATCGATCCCGTCTTCGGCATCGATCTCGGCGTCCAAGAGGTGACCTTCTACATGTACGACCTGGTCAGCCAGGGCGAGGTGAACGTCGGCGGCAACAACGTGATGATCAACTACGCCGGGGGCTACCTCGACATCTACCGCGACGCCGCCATGAACGCTGACTGGGGCGTGTATCCGCCCAACGCCACCTCGCCGGGCACCTTCGTGGACGGCACGCTCATGTTCAGGGGGGCCTTCACCTACCTGACCGTGTTCGTGAACCTGGTCGGGAACGGCGCCTACGAGGGTGCGCTGGACGGCATCGACGGCGAGATCCTCAGCGAGGTCTGCTACGACTGCGCCTACACCTGGGGCGGCACCTTCCTCAAGGGGACCGGCGCGCAGATACCCGACGGCTACGACCTCCAGGTCGACGGTCTGTTCGAGCTGGACGGCGCGATCGCCGACGAGATTTCCACCTGGGGCGGCGTGAAGTCCCTCTACGGCAACTAGGTCGACCGACACTACGGAGGTCATGCGATGAAGACCCGAATCCTGATTCTAATGATCGCCGCGATCGCGGTCACCTTGCCGGTCGCGGCCCAGGCCCAGCAACTCTTCGACTTTCTCGGCCAGGCGAACCTGCCCGCGGGCCAGGGCGGAACCCTGAGCATGTACAGCATCGTGAGCAACCCCGTCCCGGCGACCCCGCCGCTCCCGCTGGACTTCGACAGCTTCCAGTACACGCTGGTGATCGTCGATCTGGTGCTGGACGTGGACGGCGATCCGCAGGAGTACTCTGGCGGCACGATCACCATCTACGAGGACGCGGCCACCGCGGCCGACTACGCCTTCCCCGGCACCTTCGTCGACGGCACGGCGATCCTGATCGGCACCTTCGACTACCTGAACCGCTCCATGTTCACGGCCACGCTGGGTACGGCCAGCGGCCAGCTGGACTGGACCGGCGGCAGCATGGTGGACATGATCGCCCCTGACGACAGGCTGGACTGGCTGTTCTTCACGGGCATCAACGCGCTGGCGAGCCAGGTGGAACCCGGCTACGACGAGGCGTGGGACGGCAAGGTCGAGCCCGAACACCCGATCGTGCCCGGCGAGCAGATGAACTGGGGCGAGGTCAAGAACGCCTACTAGACGGGCGAACACACGGCAGGCCGAAGGCCCCGGAGCGGTCCGGGGCCTTTTCTCGTCCCTCGGGCGGAGCCGTCACCCGCGGCGCTGCCTGACCACCTCGAACATGGCGATGCCCGCCGCGACGGACGCGTTCAGCGAGTCCAGCCGGCCCGGCATGGGTATCGTGACCGCGAAGTCGCAGAGCTTGCGGATCAGCGGGCGGACCCCCTTCTCCTCGTTGCCGATCACCAGGCAGACGCCGCCGGTCATGTCCGTGGCGTGGACCGAGCTCCCGTCGTCCTTGACCGTGGCGTAGATCCATACGCCGGTATCCTTCAGCCTCTGCAGGAAGGTCGCCAGGTTGGTGACGATGCACACGTCCAGGTGGGCCAGTGCGCCGGCGGAGATCTTGGCGACGACGCCGGTCAGCGGCGCGCTGCGGTCGCGCGGCATCACGACGCCGTGCACGCCCGCCGCCGCCGTGCGCAGGATGGCGCCGAGGTTGTGGGGGTCCTGGATGCAGTCCAG from bacterium harbors:
- a CDS encoding zinc ABC transporter substrate-binding protein; translation: MTRGSLAILAFGTLLLSGCGCGGNETDRSDGRLQVVATTGQVADLVRNIGGDRVKVTSLMGPGIDPHLYKASAGDVERLRTADIIFYNGLHLEAKMGEVIERMGARRPTVAVAEAIPGDRLLSPSAYEGTHDPHVWFDVSSWRLTVAAVAARLAELDPDHADGYRVRAAAYAAELDALHAYALERFRSVPAQQRVLVTAHDAFNYLGRAYGLEVRGLQGISTATEAGTADVQDLAAFIAERRIPALFVESSVSPRAIEAVRQAVRSRGLEVIIGGEIYSDALGDPGTPAGTYLGMVRHNVDTITAALRGEASHEQH
- the rlmB gene encoding 23S rRNA (guanosine(2251)-2'-O)-methyltransferase RlmB; this translates as MSDKTRRGKRLQAAEDLIWGLHTVNETLERAPRTIDEIYVVRGKGGAKLQAVIDRAHAAGVKVRFEAGLEICGEGRINHQGVAARVQPTETMDETEFLARIRGVAGAPFVLALDCIQDPHNLGAILRTAAAGVHGVVMPRDRSAPLTGVVAKISAGALAHLDVCIVTNLATFLQRLKDTGVWIYATVKDDGSSVHATDMTGGVCLVIGNEEKGVRPLIRKLCDFAVTIPMPGRLDSLNASVAAGIAMFEVVRQRRG